CTAGGCCAACCGCTGCCGGTTATCTGGACCAAGCATTGGTGTGGAAGCAGTTCCAATCTCAGAATTCCACAGGTAGACCATTCGATGTGATCCACACAGAGAGTGTTGGTCTGATGCACACTCGGTCGCGGAACATAGCCAACCTAGCTGTGAGCTGGCATGGAATCGCTTACGAGACCATACATTCCGACATCATTCAGGAGCTCGTTCGTTCTCCTGACGAGCCACAATCGTACTCATTGACTGAAAGAGTGATGCGGGTGGTCGAAGAGGTGAAGTTCTTTCCGAGTTATGCTCACCATGTCGCCACCAGCGATCACGCCGGAGATGTACTGAAAAGAGTGTACATGATCCCTGAGGAACGAGTCCATGTGATCCTCAATGGCGtggatgaaaatgttttcaggCCAAATATCATCAGCGGTGGGGATTTCAGATCGAAGTTTGGGATTCCTGATTCTAAAAACCTGGTCATAGGATTGGCAGGGAGGTTGGTAAAAGATAAAGGACACCCGATAATGTTCGAAGCCCTAAAGCAGATActcaaggaaaacaaaaagttcAGAGAAGAGGTCCTTGTTCTGGTCGCTGGAGATGGTCCCTGGGGTACCAGATATAGAGATCTTGGTTCCAATGTTCTGGTTTTGGGGCCACTAGAACAGGCTCAAATTGCAAGATTCTATAATGCAATCGATATCTTTGCGAACCCAACTGTTCGAGCTCAAGGATTGGATCATACTCTGTTAGAAGCAATGCTTTCCGGTAAGCCAGTCCTTGCCACAAGGCTTGCCAGTATAACTGGGTCCGTCATTGTTAATGCAGACGTGGGATACACATTTCCACCCACAGTGGATTCGCTAAAGAAAGCTCTCTACAAGGTTTGGGGTGATGGCAGAATCATTTTGGAGAAAAAAGGGCAAGTTGCGCGGCATAGAGGCTTGCATTTGTTTGCTGCCACCAAGATGGCTGCTGCCTACGAAAGGTTGTTTTTGTGTATGTCAAATGATTCGGCAAAAGGAGAAACTTTTTGTAACTATGAGGATCCACTTCCCTAAATCTCGCAAATGGTAATGAAGATTCCCCAAGGCAACATGAGAGGTGCGGTGCTTTCTGATGGCTGAGAGGATTCCCAAGAGCAAATGCATTGTGATTAAATCTGCAGTGCCAGAGCGAGGTGTTTTGAGAACTGAGGAAACGGGGACAGATTGGACACTGCCATCCATGCTTTTAGTGGAAAGTTTTAATAGAGATAAAGCATCATCCTTTGAACACTCTTGATAAGGTGCTTTCTGCAATGGGAAGACGAAAATGCGGGAATGACAGGCTGTAGACTGAAGTTATTTTGTCGGCAGATTCGGGTATTGCTGTTCCTGGACTATTTGCCGGTAGCTTTCAAGTCCAACATCATTTTGCTGCCTGCGCGAGGGTCAAGTATTTTATTCTAGCATGTCTTGTACTTCTCTTAACTCTCAAATGGTTTGCTTAATTTGGCAGTGGGCAGTTCCTTATGCTTCCTGTGCATGCAACTTGAAGATAATGCCTGCTTCCTCTTCGTTTAGTGAATCTGTGAGGATGTATATGACCATGTAATCTTGTGAGTCAAGACTCATAGATGTGATTATACTGTGGCTTCTAACCGGATATTGGTCAACTTGAAATTGAGCAGAATGTACATTTGTTGCATGCTTTTTTTCTAGTATAATGAATCAGAATATTTCTGCCCCTTGCTTCTATTAtatgaaaggaaggaaaaattcCTTCTAGGGCACTTGAAAGAGATTCTGGGATTGAAATATCGAAGACGGTCCTGCTGGTCAACTGATAAAAGAGCGTTACAAGCAAAGCAATATAACTATATGGATTATAGATGAACCGTTTCTCTCAGAAAAGTAAAGAACTACATCACTTCACCAAATATATGGAGGTAAACCGGGCAGTGAGTTGGTTATCAAAACATTCTCATAATTAGGCCAACAAATGCCTTGAAAACGCTTACATGGAGGCAAGACTTTAGGTCATCTACTATTTACAGAAGGGAACATAACAAAATGCTTCTGCTTCTTGTTACAGATAAACAATTATACAGCTGCTGCAACTTATTTACTGCCCAGGCTTCTGAATTCCTGCAAAACAAACAGTGTTATTAAGAGCACTCGCTAGTGAGGTTATGACCCGACACCAAGCAGATGAATGAGGATAATAGATAATGGAAAACGTGAACATCATGATTTTCTTGAAGCAGAGAGACTGAGGAAGGATTACTACTTTATAAGATGAGATTTGTGCACCCCTTGTGATAAATTATTCCAAAGTTAAGAAATAAAGCTCAAGCAAGAGAAACGAGTGATTGTAATTTACCTTCAAAATAGTCTTACAGTTCTCATGGCTTGAGAAGGCAAGATACTAGTAATAAAGCGAACCTGCAGAAATATGAACCATCACTTCAGATATGAGCAATTACAGCTTCACTAGATTCAGCATTTTTCATTGACATTCATACCTTGCCACCAGTTTCCTCTAGAGGCACCACTGACAGAATTAGTTCCATTCTGGTcatcttctcctccatctttctTTAACTGGAAGATTGACATGACAGATAGAGTGGTCAATTTCGCACATCACTCTCTTCCCTAGAAAGATATTCTCACGTTACTGGTAGAAACTCACTGTTGGGTGGGAGGAAGAGGTTTGGGCACCAGGAGACTGGGAATAGACATCTCGCCCACCATAATAAATTGATGAACTCAGATGGCACggttctcctctttcttctcggAAGATCGAACCATCCTTGCTGGT
The nucleotide sequence above comes from Eucalyptus grandis isolate ANBG69807.140 chromosome 2, ASM1654582v1, whole genome shotgun sequence. Encoded proteins:
- the LOC104432682 gene encoding uncharacterized protein LOC104432682, translated to MGRDYKSAVLSFRCLCSIVFILSGFSIASFLCWFHCTSTSPCHKQTQLLGRYEDRPIDLLTFASAWNYLDFAPGRPPKLLKIAVFVKKWPHRSHAGGLERHALTLHLALARRGHELHIFTTSPPNSSFPKYPISSLYFHLSRPTAAGYLDQALVWKQFQSQNSTGRPFDVIHTESVGLMHTRSRNIANLAVSWHGIAYETIHSDIIQELVRSPDEPQSYSLTERVMRVVEEVKFFPSYAHHVATSDHAGDVLKRVYMIPEERVHVILNGVDENVFRPNIISGGDFRSKFGIPDSKNLVIGLAGRLVKDKGHPIMFEALKQILKENKKFREEVLVLVAGDGPWGTRYRDLGSNVLVLGPLEQAQIARFYNAIDIFANPTVRAQGLDHTLLEAMLSGKPVLATRLASITGSVIVNADVGYTFPPTVDSLKKALYKVWGDGRIILEKKGQVARHRGLHLFAATKMAAAYERLFLCMSNDSAKGETFCNYEDPLP